In a single window of the Canis lupus dingo isolate Sandy chromosome 18, ASM325472v2, whole genome shotgun sequence genome:
- the LOC112659266 gene encoding uncharacterized protein LOC112659266, translated as MQLFLPHRLWAPPALNHAHGSLRAAGLVHAPAPPHSPHPQGRARASPSRRSGRGRSRRLAGADAAAGVPGRLRSQERRAAAVIGARAAPPDLSSALQSSGRQGCKGPAPGLPDLRKRADSFLLPGVQLRTQDKDADGTRPQDCVLRAQSAATKYVLEMKPKQDLGASTVGFWWEPFSGLQPASFSLCPHVAEREQESFLQSLYKGTNPIHEGFTLLRLGPPSSLQVRTPSSRGGGKGRLLKTPR; from the exons ATGCAGCTGTTCCTCCCCCACAGATTGTGGGCACCACCTGCGCTGAACCATGCCCACGGCAGTCTGAGG GCCGCGGGCTTAGTTCACGCCCCCGCGCCGCCGCACTCCCCGCACCCGCAAGGCCGGGCCCGCGCCTCCCCGTCGCGCCGCTCTGGCCGGGGGCGCAGCCGGAGGCTCGCGGGAGCTGACGCGGCTGCCGGCGTCCCGGGCAGGCTCCGCTCTCAGGAGCGACGCGCCGCCGCCGTAATTGGAGCCCGCGCCGCACCGCCAG ATCTCAGCTCAGCCCTGCAGTCTTCTGGAAGACAGGGGTGTAAGggtcctgccccagggctccctgacCTGAGGAAGAGGGCTGATTCATTCCTGCTTCCTGGAGTCCAGCTCCGGACTCAAGACAAGGACGCTGATGGTACCAGGCCCCAGGATTGTGTCCTCAGAGCTCAGAGTGCTGCCACTAAGTATG TTTTGGAGATGAAGCCCAAGCAAGATCTGGGTGCCAGTACGGTGGGATTCTGGTGGGAACCCTTTTCCGGGCTGCAGCCTGCCagcttttcactgtgtcctcatgtggcagaAAGGGAGCAGGAGAGCTTTTTGCAATCtctttataagggcactaatcccattcatgagggcttcacTCTTCTGAG attaggaCCCCCATCCTCCTTACAGGTGAGGACCCCATCCTCCCGGGGTGGcggcaagggacgtctcctcaagaccccccgTTGA